The Trichosurus vulpecula isolate mTriVul1 chromosome 3, mTriVul1.pri, whole genome shotgun sequence genome includes a window with the following:
- the GPATCH11 gene encoding G patch domain-containing protein 11 isoform X2, giving the protein MAEEEDYMSDSFINVKEDIRPGLPMLRRIREAYQKEEKHREANLKNRQKSLKEEEKERRDNVLKSALGSENKGFALLQKMGYKSGQALGKSGSGIVEPIPLNIKTGRSGIGHETLIKRKAEEELENYRRKIHLRNQNEEKAADQFRLRLKSKKEELKLEGDLRRSQRACHQLDTQKDIQVPKEPWYWFMPEKEEQEDEEEKEQEEDEYGDDELSMKKIYL; this is encoded by the exons ATGGCAGAAGAAGAAGACTATATGTCTGATTCCTTCATTAATGTGAA AGAAGACATCAGACCTGGATTGCCCATGTTGAGGCGAATCAGAGAGGCttatcaaaaagaagaaaagcatcgGGAAGCAAATctaaaaaatagacaaaagagtttaaaagaagaggaaaaagaaagacgtGATAATGTTTTGAAGAGTGCTTTGGGTAGTGAAAACAAGGGATTTGCTTTGCTTCAAAAGATGGGGTATAAAAGTGGACAGGCTCTTGGCAAGAGTG GCAGCGGCATTGTTGAACCCATTCCCCTGAACATCAAAACAG GAAGAAGTGGCATTGGTCATGAGACATTAATAAAACGGAAAGCAGAGGAAGAACTAGAAAATTACCGAAGAAAAATTCATTTGAGAAACCAAAATGAGGAAAAAGCTGCAGATCAGTTTCG ATTGAGACtcaaaagtaaaaaagaagaaCTTAAGTTAGAAGGTGATCTTAGAAGAAGTCAGAGAGCCTGCCATCAATTAGACACACAGAAG GATATTCAAGTTCCCAAGGAGCCATGGTACTGGTTCATGCCAGAAAAAGAGGAacaggaagatgaagaagagaaagaacaagaagaagatgaATATGGTGATGATGAATTAAGT atgaagaagattTATCTTTGA
- the GPATCH11 gene encoding G patch domain-containing protein 11 isoform X1, which yields MAEEEDYMSDSFINVKEDIRPGLPMLRRIREAYQKEEKHREANLKNRQKSLKEEEKERRDNVLKSALGSENKGFALLQKMGYKSGQALGKSGSGIVEPIPLNIKTGRSGIGHETLIKRKAEEELENYRRKIHLRNQNEEKAADQFRLRLKSKKEELKLEGDLRRSQRACHQLDTQKDIQVPKEPWYWFMPEKEEQEDEEEKEQEEDEYGDDELSVLEKLQILTRYLREEHRYCIWCGTTYEDEEDLSLNCPGPTSADHD from the exons ATGGCAGAAGAAGAAGACTATATGTCTGATTCCTTCATTAATGTGAA AGAAGACATCAGACCTGGATTGCCCATGTTGAGGCGAATCAGAGAGGCttatcaaaaagaagaaaagcatcgGGAAGCAAATctaaaaaatagacaaaagagtttaaaagaagaggaaaaagaaagacgtGATAATGTTTTGAAGAGTGCTTTGGGTAGTGAAAACAAGGGATTTGCTTTGCTTCAAAAGATGGGGTATAAAAGTGGACAGGCTCTTGGCAAGAGTG GCAGCGGCATTGTTGAACCCATTCCCCTGAACATCAAAACAG GAAGAAGTGGCATTGGTCATGAGACATTAATAAAACGGAAAGCAGAGGAAGAACTAGAAAATTACCGAAGAAAAATTCATTTGAGAAACCAAAATGAGGAAAAAGCTGCAGATCAGTTTCG ATTGAGACtcaaaagtaaaaaagaagaaCTTAAGTTAGAAGGTGATCTTAGAAGAAGTCAGAGAGCCTGCCATCAATTAGACACACAGAAG GATATTCAAGTTCCCAAGGAGCCATGGTACTGGTTCATGCCAGAAAAAGAGGAacaggaagatgaagaagagaaagaacaagaagaagatgaATATGGTGATGATGAATTAAGT GTATTGGAAAAATTACAAATTCTGACAAGATATTTAAGAGAAGAACATCGGTATTGTATTTGGTGTGGAACAACCTATGAAG atgaagaagattTATCTTTGAACTGCCCTGGACCAACTTCTGCAGATCATGACTAA